aaaaataggaaatggacaaattataatttatttattataatgatttattataataaataaatgtatttgtttatattataattataataattgtatttattataataattcattCAGAAATTAAATGTCAAAACAAGGAGACCAAAAGAATCCAAAACCctaatcagcaaatatttaactTACTTGCCAAATAGAGGGATGGTTACCCATGTTAGAATAAATCTCATTTGTTAAAGCTTCTGAAAAAAGGATAACAATTAAGAGCAGTACCATCTAGTAAGACAGAGGGCAAAACCAATTTAAAGAAAGCTTGTTAAGAAATCCAACTAAGCAAAGTCATCACAAAGGTATTAAAggatgaaaataggaaaaaatccactTTAGTAGACTGTTTTCTATAACAAGAGTAATGGAACCACCACATTAGCATCTTAAAGAATCACTCCCTGAGATACACTAATGGTGACAGAAATTGTActtaaagaatcagaaaaaaccAACCTGAGATAGAGATTGGATTTGTGGCAGAAAGACATGACCAGGGATTCTGGGAGACTGATAAACAATGTATacgaaggagaagaaaatatgaaggcATGGGAAAATTGTGGCCTTTATTAATAATGAAAAGCGATGTATCAATAATATTTCACTAATACCAACTTACATGCCTGCTCTTCACTCTATAAACAATCTTTATGAGTCCTCTGTACACAAATAAGGGACATTCTTAATGATGGTTTATCAAGGCTGACTGGAATTTGCCTTGACTATTTCCAGATGATCATGTTTACTAGCTTTGTTATCTGAGTTTGATATAAAGGCTTCAAATGATTCCAACCAAGTCACTCAAGtcttgggaatacaaaaatttaGGAAATAATCAAACAATCCTCTCAATGACATTGAGCAGAAAGAGCCAGACTTCCTAGGcacctttaaaaaggaataaccaggggcagctaggtggcacaatagatagagcaccagccctgaagtcaggaggacacttaatacttcctagctgtgtgagcgtgggtaagtcacttaaccccaatttcctcagcccaaaaaaaaaaaaaaaaaaagaataaccacTCTTCAGTTGCTTTTCTCTCCCAAGTAGCAGACATTAGGAATATTCAAGTTTATCTATGGTAATATAGGGGAAGACCATCACCTTTGCCCTGCCCTCAGCAATATACCAATCATTTTCACATGGCAACTAAAGTAGGAAGAATTCTAGTAGCTAATCATGAGAAAAATGCctcttctgttttgtttctctAACTTGTTCTGAGTGACTGAACAGTGATCATGTGACATACAGGTTCAGCCTTAAAGCTGATCTCCTGTTGGAGATCTTGGTTTCACTATCTGGATTTCACTACTTGGAAGTAAGTGGCATTAAAAGGAATATATGATTCAGATATTCAGATAGCCACCAAATAGGATATATACCCaagattaaatgtaaaatgcCTATTCAGTAAACAGTCCCATAAATAGCTTCATGTTCTGATATTTAAGTGTCAACTTTCCTAGGGTGAACAACAGTTAATCCCCCAACTCATGTTTAAATTATTCTGTCAATGTTTGCTTGtgaaattaaaaatgagaacCATTCAGAGGTCAATGCAGTTGTACATGGAAAGTGCCAATAGGTGGTACACATAACTCATGAAGATTTCCTAAAAGGATTAAAGACCATCACCAAAGAATTataatacagaaagaaaagatggataatcATGTGACTAGAATGAAGTACTTCAACTGATAACCTGGTAGTCTGGATCTTCAGCAGTGTTGTGTGGCCCCCATAATGGAACTTCTAGGAGAACAGAATGGGTACATATAGATAGTTATTTGCTTTACAAGAAAGAACTTCTGAAATgttgagatcacagatccatttgtgTATTTGGGTAATGGAACTTTGAAGTCCCTCAAACTTGGGAACCATAGAGCaaacttttcccatttcttaAGCTATAAGAGAATTGGTATAAGAGAATTTCCAAGAGTATGTGCCCAGGAAGGGAGCCAAGAAACataccaaaacaaaccaaaactaaTTCCAAAACTTCTGTGTGGCATGGAGCTGATGTTGAGCTCTTGAATACTATGCAAAATGGTTAGGAGCTTTGGCAGATCCTACAGAGTTGTAAAGACTGGTAGCATCTATAAATCTTTCTTCCAAGACCCAGCCTAGAGGATTAggcccaatttttctttttttttcctgccagaGCAACTCATTAAACTTTTTATCAGTGTATTGAGAGGGTTATGATTTGTTTGCAATAGTACACACGAACtcatatatcaattattttttgatcataTAATTCTTGCTCAGCCTATACACATACAGACCCTATTATGCAATTTTAGTGCTACTTTTAGAGTAGTTAGAAACATTTGCTTAAAAAGCTGCAGAAACCTCTTCCAGATATGAAGTATAAAGCTCTCCTCAAACTCACATGTTTTGAAAAGAGAATCcacaaaactcttttaaaaaccaGCAGACATGATAATaatctgatattaaaaaaaaaacaaaaccagcagACATGTCACATATGCCCTCCAGAGGATAAAAGGAAAACATGTCTTatacaattttataatatttcttgtTCAGGTGAAATGAATTGTTGCTTAAATGAGACAAAATATGAATTGAATTAACTATTTAagtagatttttctctctcctttcatttttcagcaACGATCCAAATGATTTTctaccaataatttttttttttctggcggTATTAAGTTCATTTTAAGGATATCATTATATTTACTACTAATAATACTAATTTGTATTGGACAAACttcaataatgaattttttttttaacaaatagaaTTCATcaagaattcattttttcaaaagaaaaaaagcagccCCATTTTTCAAAGAATCcaaaacaaacatataaaaacatttaaaataataataataataaaatttatataacactttaatatCAGCAAGGTACcttacataaattatattatttcaacCACTCAAAAATATgtgcttttattattcctattttatagagaagaaaattaaaagcttaGATTAAGTCCAGGATGAGATGACTACCAAGAGtgtaaggtagaatttgaatgaGATTTTCTTAATTCTAAGTATAAAGTTCTAATCAGTAAGCCTACTTGCCACAAAAACCATTTATAAATACTGACAATAGAGATCTAATTGTTCACTCCTTTGGGAAAACATCAATTGTACTttttccagagaattttaagctctgaaaataaatgataaatactCAATAGTCATCAACTATAATAAAATACTTACCTCAAAAtactttctctctatttctgggTTTTTCCCCATAGTTCGTTGTTCATAACAACATATGATGCAGGTCTTAGGTCCACTGAGATCCTTTAAAGTTTTTAGTAAGGGTTCCAAAGACTGTTCAAAAGGTAACAATCAGTTACTATTGggtcttctttatattttctaaattacttAGTATATTTTGTAAAGATTGCTCAAATCTTATTCAAGTTCCAAACTTCACTTAATCAATAAATTGGCCTCAAGTTTCTCTGTCAAGGAATAATAAAATGGATATTCTAAATGACTTTAATTAATGggtcaaaatggaaagaaatgaaaatttaaagaaggttgttctttacatttaaaaaaaaaaaaagcaaatgattaaagtaaactaaatttaaaactcaaactGCTCATGTTTTTTGGacttttatcctttaaaaaattagtgCCAAATTTAAGCATTTCCTTAATCTAATCACAAGTTAACTCTATGTTTAGTGGATATGTGAAAGATAAGCATCTCTCAAAACCTTATGCTACtaccatttaaagaaaaacacagCATTACTCTAGTAAAATTCTAGgctcaaaaaaaaattcctaatgtCATTTCTTTACAAACATTTACATAGCTCCTCAAATGCCATTAAAAAAGTCTGAATAATTCATTCTGAATAACTAAAAAATTCACAAATCTTAATGGTTCCAAACTGCTCTGTAACTTACTTAGCCTTGCTTTACTCAGATgtatatttttactattttacctcttcatagTATATACAGTCAGCCATCAATATGTAATCAGGTGGAGAGAAacagtcttttctttcttcaccccttaaaaggagacaaaaatttATCAAgattaatttctctaattttaaaaagttatcggGTTAGGAAACTAGATAATTTCCTccgactattttttttttagcacagaTACACTTTAAATAAAACTACATTTGCACAATTCTTAAACTCAAGTTAAGAGTATACAAACCATTTCAGTACCTTGGCTTGTACAGAACCAGTGATGAGATGCTCATTCATTTTAATATTCAATTTAAGCAAGTCCTGTAATTCTTCCAGATCTGTGACTATAACATCTGCCCTACAAAGGAAGCAGAAATACACCAGGTGtgagtataaataaatatacggAGAAGGATCGCCAATCTAGTCAGCCCTCCCCCACAACTTCactgggagagggaggggaaaagagcgGGCGGGTAGAAGGATGCCTGCCAAGCCAAATAAAGAAgagagtgtgcgtgtgtgtatatatgtatgtgtagggGGCGGAACGCCACGTCCGGTCCAAATAGATCATGAGTGTTAAGTGCGCACACGTAGGTTTCCCACCTAGAAAGACTACAATCCCGGACTCCCTCCTGCACATTTTTCTCCGATAGTCGGCCTGCAACCCTCAGCGGGAACCTAGCTTGTACCCAAGGCTGGCTGCCATGAGCCCCACGGCGCCGGTGCCAGCTCCCAGTTCCAGCACGGATCTCTCGCGCAGCACATGAGTCCCAGCAATGGCGCCCGAGAAATGCTGAGTCTCGAGATACTTGGCCAGGACGATGGCAGCGTCCCACACCACACAGCCTACGCCGCCTGAGCCGTATTGCTGGAGTCGCAGCACCGTCCCGTCCCGTTTTTCCAGCGGGCGCACAAAGCTACAAAGCGCCTCCTCCTCCGCCGCCGCCATACTCTCCCGGAGGCTGGTCTACAGGACCTCCGAAATTCCCACCCGCTGGTCCCCCAGCGCATGCGCATTGTTTGCATGTCGTCCTGCCCCCGGCGGAGGGGAATGGACTTGTTACCAGAGCAACGGAGCCATCAAAGATGTTTCTTAATCCTCAGCTGTGGAGGTCTTtgaatttggatggaaaaaatttgttttctcgctttagaatgtaagctccccgAGTGCAGGACCTATCAttcttttttgcctattttttttcaGCGTTTAACATGGTCCGTAGCACTCAGTAAGAATaacaacagctagcatttatataacatttcctATATGTTAAGtgttttttgcaaatattcttatttgatccttataacaaccttgGAAGGTACACATTGCTATttgtcatctccattttacaaatgaggaaacaggtagGCAGcggtgaagttttttttttaggtcaaatttctttttttcttttttaattaaagctttttatttacaaaacatatgcatgggtaattttttcaacattgactcttgcaccagccctgaattcaggaggacccgagttcaaatctagtctcagatacttatcacttcctagctgtgtgaccctgggcaagtcacttaaccccagcct
The DNA window shown above is from Sminthopsis crassicaudata isolate SCR6 chromosome 2, ASM4859323v1, whole genome shotgun sequence and carries:
- the VCPKMT gene encoding protein N-lysine methyltransferase METTL21D isoform X1, whose product is MAAAEEEALCSFVRPLEKRDGTVLRLQQYGSGGVGCVVWDAAIVLAKYLETQHFSGAIAGTHVLRERSVLELGAGTGAVGLMAASLGADVIVTDLEELQDLLKLNIKMNEHLITGSVQAKVLKWGEERKDCFSPPDYILMADCIYYEESLEPLLKTLKDLSGPKTCIICCYEQRTMGKNPEIERKYFEKFHYGGHTTLLKIQTTRLSVEVLHSSHMIIHLFFLYYNSLVMVFNPFRKSS
- the VCPKMT gene encoding protein N-lysine methyltransferase METTL21D isoform X2, producing MAAAEEEALCSFVRPLEKRDGTVLRLQQYGSGGVGCVVWDAAIVLAKYLETQHFSGAIAGTHVLRERSVLELGAGTGAVGLMAASLGADVIVTDLEELQDLLKLNIKMNEHLITGSVQAKVLKWGEERKDCFSPPDYILMADCIYYEESLEPLLKTLKDLSGPKTCIICCYEQRTMGKNPEIERKYFELLQLDFDLEKIPLEKHDEEYRSEDIHILYIRKKK